A genomic region of Alicyclobacillus sp. SO9 contains the following coding sequences:
- the smc gene encoding chromosome segregation protein SMC produces the protein MFLKRLDIIGFKSFADKTAIEFSPGITAVVGPNGSGKSNISDAIRWVLGEQSARSLRGSKMEDVIFAGSETRRSINFCEVSLTLDNTDRYLPVVYDEVNITRRVYRSGESEYRLNKQACRLKDITELFMDSGLGRESYSIIGQGRIEEMLSTRPEDRRGPFEDAAGIVKFKFRKREATRRLEETANNILRVDDIVSELERQAGPLEQQAERAKTYKKLHGELTSLDISLLVHDIEQLKIRWKQTAEDIAEWKRRREEAAKHLAELEHSASVSRQELDFNLQAAESLQQQLMASVELRQKNQGQLELLTERRKNSRQSLEERRRQRAELSSELNEIENQIKSEKRRLQELTASLEIKTAELELAANEVNPDARTALEQEINQLNAELIEMHQEAANARNTMKQAEQSAGDEERRRRRVVEDLQQRAQETDTLHAKVEGLIREQEEKSDEMNALIGQWQAAKDRSEEVTGEESETASKLGRLQSQLAALRSRAELLQDLESGYDGYAFGVRSVLQAADKGRLNGIHGSLASLLRVEKRYETAIETALGGALQNIVVDDEESARVAIQMLKQRQAGRATFMPLTVIKGRFLNNGDYNKVSHHQGFLDMGSGLVQTDSAYRSVIEHLLGNVIVAQTLQSANEIARLVNYRVRIVTLDGDVVNPGGTMSGGTHSRKGPGLLGRNRERSQVEHELEEGGKERSELEQKQQQLRNELVQLKARQRELEEQIGTYRDAMGDIQIRLQEMKTREHHSQELYDALVLEQQQMDEGQNVWRDKIEQAAVRLKSIETELESIEQRLSERRAQLEARDKRLAAVQENMTAMRVEVATLTQERDSVHQRIQDAFQRRRRLLERSGELKNEESSLEVLLTETENEIVRLEEQSTELSYGVGGIEDSIAQAKMQRKEAEEKLRTADERVREQQQTVHTTEEQVHRAEVQAERADVELGHALQRMGDQFKMTYEWAKDNYPALENVETVRSHAEGLRRNINQLGEVQLGAIEEWDRLSERLTFLRSERSDLETARMQLTQLIGEMDEEMSQRFAATFEQIRTEFQVAFRQLFSGGKADLQLTDADDLLNAGIEVIAQPPGKKLQNLNLMSGGERALTAMALLFAILKIKPVPFVVLDEVEAALDEANVGRFAQYLRSFSDDSQFIVVTHRRGTMEEADVLYGVAMQESGVSSLIAVKLSELEPDTETA, from the coding sequence CAGTTTGCGGGGAAGCAAAATGGAAGATGTGATTTTTGCAGGCAGTGAAACCCGGCGTTCCATTAATTTCTGTGAAGTTTCCCTAACCCTCGATAACACGGACAGGTATCTTCCTGTCGTATATGACGAAGTGAACATTACGCGTCGTGTATACCGCAGCGGTGAGAGTGAATACAGGCTGAACAAGCAAGCGTGCAGACTGAAGGACATTACCGAACTATTTATGGACTCCGGACTTGGCCGTGAGTCCTATTCCATTATTGGACAAGGACGCATTGAAGAAATGCTCTCTACTCGTCCTGAAGACCGCCGCGGTCCGTTTGAGGATGCCGCCGGGATTGTGAAATTTAAGTTCCGAAAGCGGGAAGCCACGCGCAGGCTGGAGGAAACAGCCAACAACATTTTGCGTGTTGACGACATTGTATCAGAACTGGAGCGACAAGCGGGACCTCTCGAACAGCAAGCCGAAAGAGCCAAAACCTACAAGAAACTCCACGGCGAGTTGACGAGTCTGGATATATCGCTGCTGGTTCACGATATTGAACAGTTAAAGATACGGTGGAAACAAACCGCTGAGGATATTGCCGAGTGGAAAAGACGTCGAGAAGAAGCAGCGAAGCACTTGGCAGAACTGGAACACAGTGCATCTGTGTCAAGACAAGAACTGGACTTCAATCTGCAAGCAGCGGAATCCTTACAGCAGCAACTGATGGCATCAGTTGAGCTGCGGCAAAAAAATCAGGGGCAATTGGAACTGCTGACAGAGCGTCGAAAAAACTCCCGCCAATCACTCGAGGAGAGACGACGGCAACGGGCTGAGTTGAGTTCAGAACTGAATGAAATTGAAAACCAGATTAAGTCGGAAAAGCGCCGACTGCAGGAACTGACAGCCTCACTGGAAATCAAAACCGCTGAGCTCGAGCTTGCTGCAAATGAAGTGAATCCGGATGCACGTACTGCACTTGAGCAAGAAATTAATCAACTGAATGCTGAGTTGATTGAGATGCATCAGGAGGCCGCCAATGCTAGGAACACCATGAAGCAGGCTGAACAGTCCGCGGGGGATGAGGAGAGGCGTCGAAGGCGAGTTGTTGAGGATCTTCAGCAACGAGCACAGGAAACTGACACGTTGCACGCCAAAGTCGAAGGGCTTATCCGAGAGCAAGAGGAGAAGTCAGACGAAATGAATGCCCTTATCGGGCAGTGGCAGGCTGCAAAGGACCGTTCGGAAGAAGTCACGGGTGAAGAGTCAGAGACCGCTTCAAAGTTGGGTCGTTTACAGTCACAACTGGCGGCTCTGCGCTCTCGCGCAGAATTGTTGCAGGACCTCGAATCTGGTTACGACGGTTATGCTTTTGGAGTACGTTCGGTCTTGCAGGCAGCAGACAAGGGACGGCTTAATGGGATTCACGGTTCTCTTGCTTCACTGCTTCGCGTCGAGAAACGTTATGAGACGGCTATCGAAACCGCCCTTGGCGGCGCGTTACAGAACATTGTGGTTGACGATGAAGAGTCCGCTCGCGTCGCTATCCAAATGCTGAAACAACGACAGGCCGGACGCGCTACCTTTATGCCGCTTACCGTCATTAAGGGACGCTTCTTGAACAATGGCGACTACAACAAAGTGTCTCATCACCAAGGCTTTTTAGACATGGGCAGTGGTCTTGTTCAGACCGATTCAGCTTATCGCTCTGTCATTGAGCACCTCTTGGGAAACGTGATTGTTGCACAAACGCTGCAGTCTGCCAACGAGATTGCCAGACTGGTGAATTACCGGGTACGTATCGTTACATTAGACGGGGACGTTGTGAATCCGGGCGGAACGATGTCAGGCGGGACGCATAGTCGCAAGGGGCCTGGTTTGCTTGGACGCAACCGGGAGCGCAGTCAAGTGGAGCATGAGCTTGAGGAAGGTGGAAAAGAGCGGTCCGAGTTAGAACAAAAGCAACAACAGCTTCGGAATGAATTAGTACAGTTAAAGGCGCGTCAACGCGAGTTGGAAGAGCAGATTGGGACCTATCGCGACGCAATGGGCGACATACAGATTCGGTTGCAGGAAATGAAGACCCGTGAACACCATTCTCAGGAACTTTACGATGCCTTAGTGCTGGAACAGCAACAAATGGATGAGGGCCAGAACGTATGGCGTGATAAAATCGAGCAGGCTGCCGTGCGGTTAAAGAGTATTGAAACAGAACTGGAGAGTATTGAACAGCGTTTGTCGGAGCGCCGAGCGCAGCTAGAAGCACGAGACAAACGACTTGCTGCAGTCCAAGAAAACATGACTGCGATGCGTGTTGAAGTTGCGACGTTAACGCAGGAGAGGGACAGTGTCCACCAAAGAATTCAGGATGCTTTCCAGAGGAGAAGGCGCCTGCTTGAACGCAGCGGGGAACTGAAAAATGAAGAAAGCAGTTTGGAAGTACTCCTCACTGAAACGGAGAACGAAATTGTACGATTGGAAGAACAGAGTACGGAGTTGTCTTATGGAGTGGGCGGCATTGAAGATTCCATTGCGCAGGCAAAAATGCAGCGCAAGGAAGCTGAGGAAAAACTCCGTACAGCTGACGAACGAGTGCGCGAGCAACAGCAGACGGTGCACACTACGGAAGAACAGGTACACCGTGCCGAGGTGCAAGCGGAGCGGGCTGATGTTGAGTTAGGCCATGCGCTTCAACGAATGGGCGATCAGTTCAAAATGACTTACGAATGGGCCAAGGACAACTATCCTGCTCTAGAAAATGTAGAGACAGTGAGAAGTCATGCAGAGGGTCTGCGGCGCAACATCAATCAACTTGGAGAAGTCCAACTGGGGGCCATCGAAGAATGGGACAGGTTGTCAGAACGGCTGACCTTCCTGCGCTCTGAGCGCAGTGATTTGGAAACAGCCAGAATGCAGTTGACGCAGCTTATCGGTGAGATGGACGAGGAGATGTCGCAGCGTTTCGCTGCTACGTTCGAGCAGATTCGCACAGAGTTTCAGGTTGCATTTCGACAACTGTTTAGCGGCGGAAAGGCAGATTTACAGCTGACAGACGCAGACGACCTTCTCAATGCAGGAATTGAAGTGATTGCTCAACCTCCAGGTAAGAAACTGCAGAACTTAAACCTGATGTCTGGCGGTGAGCGCGCTCTGACCGCGATGGCATTGCTGTTTGCAATTCTCAAAATTAAGCCTGTACCCTTTGTGGTCCTGGATGAAGTGGAAGCGGCTCTTGACGAAGCAAATGTCGGTCGATTTGCACAGTATTTGCGAAGTTTCTCAGACGACTCTCAGTTTATTGTCGTGACCCACAGGCGTGGAACAATGGAAGAGGCAGATGTGCTTTATGGCGTTGCGATGCAAGAATCTGGAGTCTCGTCCCTCATTGCCGTAAAACTGAGTGAACTGGAGCCGGATACGGAAACGGCTTGA
- the ftsY gene encoding signal recognition particle-docking protein FtsY, which produces MGLFDKFKKGLTKSRNAVFGRIGQALSGKKLDESLFEELEEVLISADVGVDTSLWLVDEVRKQAKAERAQDGGELPRLLQSAMEKALSDCDTEMAVAPDGPSLYMFVGVNGVGKTTSIGKLARHYLDQGKKVILAAGDTFRAAAIDQLLEWGERAGCDVIRHAPGADPAAVIYDAIVAGKSRGVDVILCDTAGRLHNKANLMAELAKMAKVAKRELPGSPHEVLLVLDGTTGQNALSQTKSFQEVADVTGIVVTKLDGTAKGGVILPIVREFGLSVKWVGLGESIDDLEPFDASIYSEAICQIDT; this is translated from the coding sequence GTGGGACTGTTTGACAAGTTCAAAAAGGGCCTGACAAAAAGTCGAAATGCAGTCTTTGGACGGATTGGCCAAGCCTTGTCGGGTAAAAAACTAGACGAATCATTGTTTGAAGAACTGGAAGAAGTATTGATTTCCGCAGATGTAGGCGTTGACACTTCCCTGTGGCTCGTCGATGAAGTTCGTAAACAGGCAAAGGCTGAACGCGCACAAGACGGTGGTGAGTTGCCGAGGTTACTTCAAAGCGCCATGGAGAAAGCGCTGAGCGACTGCGACACAGAAATGGCAGTTGCACCAGACGGGCCAAGTCTGTATATGTTTGTCGGCGTCAATGGAGTTGGAAAGACCACTTCAATAGGGAAGTTAGCACGTCACTACTTGGATCAGGGCAAAAAAGTCATTTTGGCTGCTGGGGACACTTTCCGCGCTGCGGCTATTGACCAGTTGCTCGAGTGGGGCGAACGGGCTGGTTGCGATGTTATTCGTCACGCACCGGGCGCCGATCCCGCTGCGGTCATCTACGATGCCATCGTAGCCGGAAAATCGCGGGGCGTAGATGTGATTCTCTGTGATACAGCCGGCCGGCTGCACAACAAAGCCAACCTGATGGCTGAACTAGCGAAGATGGCGAAGGTGGCGAAGCGGGAACTACCGGGATCGCCCCATGAAGTGCTGCTGGTACTGGACGGGACGACGGGTCAAAATGCGTTGAGTCAGACGAAATCGTTTCAGGAAGTGGCAGACGTCACAGGAATTGTTGTGACTAAGTTGGACGGTACTGCCAAAGGCGGTGTGATACTTCCGATTGTCAGGGAATTTGGGCTTTCTGTAAAATGGGTTGGCCTCGGCGAAAGCATTGATGACTTAGAGCCGTTCGACGCATCCATTTATTCCGAGGCGATTTGTCAGATTGACACATGA
- the ylxM gene encoding YlxM family DNA-binding protein — protein sequence MIDKVTRVGLLYDFYGELLTAHQRQVLEMYYFDDWSLSEVAEAVGVSRQAVHDNVKRSEEQLEHYESILHLYDSNEGTKAAVKDLLAAWNRARQFVSREAAIEVETALQVLRQRFE from the coding sequence ATGATAGATAAGGTCACGCGTGTAGGACTGCTCTATGATTTTTATGGAGAGTTGCTGACAGCACATCAGCGACAGGTGCTTGAGATGTATTACTTCGACGATTGGTCCCTGTCTGAGGTTGCGGAAGCAGTTGGTGTGAGCCGACAAGCGGTGCATGACAATGTGAAACGTTCAGAAGAACAGTTGGAACACTACGAGTCCATACTGCATCTCTATGACTCGAATGAAGGGACAAAGGCTGCAGTGAAAGACTTACTTGCGGCTTGGAATCGCGCGCGGCAGTTTGTGTCGCGAGAGGCTGCAATTGAAGTGGAGACTGCCCTTCAAGTATTGCGGCAGCGATTTGAGTAA
- the ffh gene encoding signal recognition particle protein → MLEGLSNSLQKALGKLKSKGKLTEEDVQSAMREVRLALLAADVNVKVVKDFVGRIRDRAVGQEVQKSLTPGQQVIKVVHEELTQLMGGEEARINLSSKPPSVVMLAGLQGAGKTTAAAKLALSFRKHNHRPLLVAADVYRPAAIQQLEVLGKQIDVPVFSQGTDANPVDIAIAGQQEAVRQGADIVIVDTAGRLHIDNELMHELEGIKQAVEPSEILLVVDAMTGQDAVHVAESFHEQLSVTGVILTKLDGDTRGGAALTVRAVTGCPIKFVGTGEKIEALEVFYPDRLASRILGMGDVMSLIEKAQETVDLEQAREMEEKLRKAEFTLDDFRSQLQQVRNLGPLDQIMKMLPGANKLKGLENINMDDKRFNRIDAIISSMTKSERVEPSVMNASRRRRVANGSGVTVREVNQVLNQFDQMRQMMKRFSGGKGGKKMSKRGMMSALKSMGGGGLGNLGGMGDTEALQELQKLSSDDGELSTPRIGGDGKRRHKGKKKKKK, encoded by the coding sequence GTGCTCGAAGGACTATCGAACAGCCTGCAAAAGGCGTTAGGTAAGCTAAAGTCAAAAGGAAAGCTCACTGAAGAAGATGTCCAATCAGCAATGCGAGAAGTTCGCTTAGCCCTGTTGGCGGCAGACGTCAACGTCAAAGTTGTTAAGGACTTTGTGGGCCGCATTCGCGATAGGGCTGTCGGTCAGGAAGTTCAAAAGAGCTTGACTCCTGGACAGCAGGTTATCAAGGTGGTTCACGAAGAACTTACGCAGTTGATGGGTGGAGAGGAAGCACGCATTAACCTGAGTTCGAAGCCGCCGTCAGTGGTGATGCTGGCAGGTTTGCAAGGCGCAGGTAAGACAACTGCCGCTGCAAAACTGGCTCTGTCCTTCCGCAAGCACAATCACAGGCCGCTTTTGGTAGCGGCTGATGTCTACCGTCCGGCAGCGATTCAGCAGTTAGAAGTGCTTGGGAAGCAAATAGATGTTCCTGTGTTCTCACAAGGTACGGACGCGAACCCAGTGGACATTGCGATTGCGGGTCAGCAGGAGGCCGTTCGTCAGGGCGCTGATATTGTCATTGTCGATACAGCAGGTCGGTTGCACATCGATAATGAGCTCATGCACGAACTTGAGGGAATTAAGCAAGCTGTCGAACCTTCGGAAATTCTGCTCGTGGTGGATGCGATGACAGGGCAGGATGCAGTACACGTTGCGGAGTCGTTTCACGAACAACTGTCCGTTACCGGCGTCATCTTAACGAAGCTTGACGGTGATACTCGCGGCGGTGCGGCTTTGACTGTGCGAGCGGTGACGGGTTGCCCCATTAAGTTTGTGGGTACCGGCGAAAAGATCGAAGCATTGGAGGTCTTCTATCCCGACAGGTTGGCCTCAAGGATTTTAGGCATGGGCGATGTCATGTCTTTGATTGAGAAGGCCCAAGAGACTGTTGACCTTGAGCAGGCCAGAGAAATGGAAGAGAAGCTGCGCAAGGCGGAATTCACCTTGGATGATTTTCGGTCTCAGTTGCAGCAGGTTCGCAATTTGGGTCCTTTAGATCAAATTATGAAAATGCTTCCGGGTGCCAACAAGCTGAAGGGCTTGGAGAACATCAATATGGACGACAAGCGGTTCAATCGCATAGATGCTATCATCTCATCGATGACGAAATCAGAACGGGTAGAACCGTCCGTCATGAATGCGAGTCGCAGACGCCGGGTTGCAAATGGCAGCGGTGTTACCGTGCGTGAAGTGAACCAGGTGCTAAACCAATTCGATCAAATGCGTCAGATGATGAAGCGTTTTTCAGGCGGCAAGGGCGGCAAGAAGATGAGCAAACGTGGCATGATGAGCGCTTTAAAGTCGATGGGCGGCGGTGGACTTGGTAATCTTGGCGGCATGGGAGACACAGAAGCCCTGCAGGAATTGCAGAAGCTTTCTAGTGATGATGGGGAACTGTCAACACCTCGCATTGGCGGCGATGGCAAACGCCGGCACAAGGGCAAGAAGAAGAAAAAGAAATAA